AGAAGCGTTTTTGAAGACACCGCTAACACCATTAGCGAAGACGTTAAAAGTTCCTGAGACTGGTGCTACCTCGTAGTTGAAACCTGTTAGATCGAAAGAAAGATCAGGAGCGATTTGCAAGAAATTAGTAATTGGAGTCGGTGTAGCAGGATTCAAGCTAAGGTCTTTGATTGTACCGTTCATGTTAATGTAGGGTGCAAAGCTACCAGTGCTGAATTGCGTGACCCGAATACTGCCTAATGAGTTAGCTGCTGTTCCTGTTGGATCAAAGACATTATTGCCAAAATTCAAGGTGTCAGGAGCTGTTCCATCAGTTTCATAGTTAACGACAGCATTACTGCTAAATTGCAAAGTA
The Trichocoleus sp. genome window above contains:
- a CDS encoding PTPA-CTERM sorting domain-containing protein — protein: MNFESNGFKAVVATAVFAGAMSVSAAAHAFSIGDTLQFSSNAVVNYETDGTAPDTLNFGNNVFDPTGTAANSLGSIRVTQFSTGSFAPYINMNGTIKDLSLNPATPTPITNFLQIAPDLSFDLTGFNYEVAPVSGTFNVFANGVSGVFKNASGQAIAQGLISGQLVDDLTTGLSSYSGTIIVTQATPVPTPALLPGLIGMGFAAIRKRKQGQPEAAEVGG